The Brevibacillus brevis genome contains a region encoding:
- a CDS encoding undecaprenyl-diphosphatase: protein MNGMEINIHYFRLINDLGKEYPALNPVSFYVAEYAVFILALSALVYWFTRKHENRIMVVCAAFTFVLAELFGKVAGSFHANNQPFAELANVNQLVQKAVDNSFPSDHTILFFSFCMTYWLFRKTTGPLWILLAACVGLSRILVGVHYPADVIVGALISIGSALAVYMIVPRLSFVHTLLAFYEKGEQVIFPAKSKTRDV, encoded by the coding sequence ATGAATGGCATGGAAATCAACATTCACTATTTTCGCTTGATTAATGACTTGGGGAAAGAGTATCCGGCTCTCAATCCCGTCTCTTTTTACGTAGCGGAATACGCGGTGTTTATTCTGGCGTTGAGTGCTTTGGTCTATTGGTTTACGAGAAAACATGAGAATCGCATCATGGTCGTTTGTGCGGCGTTTACGTTTGTTCTCGCTGAGCTATTCGGGAAAGTAGCCGGAAGCTTTCATGCGAACAATCAGCCATTCGCAGAGCTTGCGAACGTCAATCAATTGGTACAAAAAGCGGTCGACAATTCGTTTCCCAGCGACCATACGATCCTGTTTTTTTCCTTTTGCATGACCTACTGGCTTTTTAGAAAGACGACAGGGCCACTCTGGATTCTGCTTGCTGCTTGTGTCGGTCTTTCTCGTATTTTGGTAGGCGTTCATTATCCGGCAGATGTCATTGTGGGTGCCCTGATCAGCATTGGGTCTGCCTTGGCGGTCTATATGATCGTGCCGAGATTGAGTTTTGTTCATACTCTACTTGCTTTCTATGAAAAAGGAGAGCAAGTAATCTTCCCTGCCAAATCGAAGACGAGAGACGTTTGA
- a CDS encoding MurR/RpiR family transcriptional regulator has translation MYRATRIDFYGVGASQLVAQDAQHKFLRINKMCTAHSDSHLQLTSAVTLTAGDVAVGISNSGETSQIITTMKQARKSGAVTIGITKYGTNSLAECVDIHLTTFSTEADERSAATSSRIAQLNVIDILFRGVAAKNYDVSAAYLRQTRKAVREQYK, from the coding sequence TTGTATCGTGCCACCCGGATTGATTTTTACGGAGTGGGTGCTTCTCAATTGGTTGCCCAGGATGCCCAACATAAATTTTTGCGCATCAATAAAATGTGCACGGCCCATTCGGATTCCCACTTGCAGCTTACTTCGGCAGTCACCTTGACGGCTGGTGATGTGGCAGTCGGCATCTCGAATTCGGGGGAAACCTCGCAGATCATTACGACGATGAAACAAGCCCGCAAATCGGGAGCTGTGACCATCGGCATTACCAAATACGGTACAAACTCCTTGGCGGAATGCGTGGATATTCACTTAACCACGTTTTCAACAGAAGCGGATGAACGCAGTGCCGCCACTTCCTCACGAATCGCACAACTCAATGTGATCGACATCTTGTTTAGAGGTGTTGCTGCCAAAAATTACGATGTCTCTGCTGCGTACTTGCGCCAGACGCGTAAAGCTGTTCGGGAGCAATACAAATAA
- a CDS encoding ABC transporter substrate-binding protein, whose translation MKKRRFLSALGLIGLAAALLISGCSSQSSTQQGDKVELYMGYSSDPPTKKKMEGIIAKFEQSHPHIKIKTMTAPYDDFYQKLTTQIAAGNAPDLWQSDGTKVFGYAQRGAILDITDYVTKEISKEELNGLEFNKDSDGKYWGVPQGIQVGALFYNKDLFDKAGVSYPTADWTWDDLKAASVKLTLDANGKNADDPAFDKKSVKQYGFAFFGSSRGAFNILKAYGGGVLDPTLTKSIINSPENKKAVEWMVDGMQRKLFPNPADLKAFQSNFKAFLSGAVAMQIDIYAATTSMNGAGLNYDVAPMPKGPDGKRFAPVIANSWVINKKAEEEKVKAAKEWITYWTTSDEAQKEWTAVGEAIPVKKSVANSEMFLNPATKPENKKVFLDTLEFAGTIDTNAVFTEWVKVFTDNLAELFMDKYGTDEFITKTDEGIQKVLDDFFKKQ comes from the coding sequence ATGAAAAAGAGAAGGTTTCTCTCAGCACTCGGTTTGATTGGCTTAGCCGCGGCATTGCTTATTTCTGGATGTAGCAGCCAGTCCTCCACACAGCAGGGGGACAAAGTCGAATTATATATGGGCTACAGTTCTGATCCACCCACGAAGAAAAAGATGGAAGGAATTATTGCAAAATTCGAACAATCACATCCTCACATCAAAATCAAAACGATGACGGCTCCATATGATGACTTCTATCAAAAGCTGACGACTCAGATCGCAGCCGGGAATGCCCCTGATCTTTGGCAGAGCGACGGGACAAAAGTATTTGGGTACGCCCAACGCGGCGCAATTCTCGACATCACCGACTACGTCACGAAAGAAATCAGCAAAGAGGAGCTCAACGGTCTGGAGTTCAACAAGGACTCAGATGGGAAGTATTGGGGCGTGCCGCAGGGCATCCAGGTCGGAGCCCTTTTCTATAACAAGGATTTGTTCGACAAAGCGGGTGTATCCTATCCTACTGCAGATTGGACCTGGGATGATTTGAAGGCAGCTTCCGTCAAGCTGACCCTCGATGCCAACGGGAAAAATGCAGATGATCCTGCTTTTGACAAAAAATCAGTAAAGCAGTACGGCTTCGCGTTTTTTGGTAGCTCACGCGGTGCGTTTAACATCTTGAAAGCGTATGGTGGCGGAGTATTGGACCCGACTTTGACAAAATCGATTATCAACAGCCCAGAGAACAAAAAAGCGGTCGAGTGGATGGTCGACGGCATGCAGCGCAAGCTTTTCCCGAACCCGGCTGACCTAAAGGCGTTCCAAAGCAACTTCAAAGCGTTTTTGAGCGGGGCTGTGGCGATGCAAATCGATATTTACGCAGCAACAACCTCGATGAATGGTGCAGGGTTGAATTACGATGTCGCTCCTATGCCAAAAGGACCGGACGGCAAACGCTTCGCACCCGTAATCGCCAACTCATGGGTCATCAACAAAAAAGCAGAGGAAGAGAAGGTCAAAGCCGCAAAAGAATGGATCACATACTGGACGACATCAGATGAAGCACAAAAAGAGTGGACAGCAGTAGGGGAAGCCATTCCGGTGAAAAAATCAGTGGCGAATTCCGAAATGTTCCTAAACCCAGCCACGAAGCCGGAAAACAAAAAAGTCTTCCTCGACACCTTGGAGTTCGCGGGCACGATTGATACCAACGCTGTCTTTACCGAGTGGGTGAAGGTGTTCACGGATAATCTGGCGGAACTGTTCATGGATAAATACGGAACGGATGAATTCATCACGAAAACAGACGAAGGCATTCAAAAAGTTCTGGATGACTTCTTCAAGAAGCAGTAG
- a CDS encoding carbohydrate ABC transporter permease, with protein MLELQTKQQSKPAVKKRKWLDSEGRWGLLLVSPYLIHFLVFVVGTSVASLYFSFSDYDILNPPKWTGLDNYEKLFEDPLFYRALWNTVYFTILYVPAKTFLALLLAVALNQKLKGLKFFRMVHFLPVISSWTVIAYVADAVFNQRIGFANAFLSKLGLAPQNWLIDEFWVIPVLVLIAIWKSVGYMMIIFLAGLQGISSDMYEAASIDGANAWQRFWRVTVPMISGTTFLVVILNTIYSFQNFEQIFVMTGGSTEAGSTGGANNASLVLMLFMFRQAFSFFKMGYASAIAWVLFLILLAITLIQFKLQKKWVHYD; from the coding sequence ATGCTAGAGCTGCAAACCAAGCAACAGTCGAAGCCTGCTGTGAAAAAGAGAAAATGGTTGGATAGCGAGGGGAGATGGGGACTGCTCCTGGTCTCCCCTTATCTCATCCACTTTCTCGTGTTCGTCGTGGGAACATCGGTCGCGTCATTGTACTTCAGCTTTTCAGACTACGATATTTTAAATCCGCCCAAATGGACTGGCTTGGACAATTATGAAAAGCTGTTTGAAGACCCGCTGTTTTATCGCGCGTTATGGAATACGGTCTATTTTACGATCCTGTACGTTCCGGCCAAAACGTTTTTGGCGTTGCTGTTAGCAGTGGCCCTGAATCAAAAGCTGAAGGGCCTGAAATTTTTCAGGATGGTTCACTTTTTGCCGGTTATCTCCTCATGGACGGTAATCGCGTATGTAGCGGATGCGGTGTTTAACCAGCGGATCGGTTTTGCCAATGCTTTTTTGTCTAAACTTGGGCTAGCCCCGCAAAACTGGCTGATTGATGAATTCTGGGTCATCCCGGTCTTGGTTCTCATCGCTATCTGGAAATCGGTCGGCTATATGATGATTATTTTTCTCGCTGGGCTGCAAGGAATTTCTTCTGACATGTACGAGGCAGCCTCGATTGATGGAGCAAACGCTTGGCAAAGGTTTTGGCGGGTGACAGTCCCGATGATTTCCGGCACGACGTTTCTGGTCGTCATCTTGAATACGATTTACTCCTTCCAAAACTTCGAGCAGATTTTTGTCATGACCGGGGGCTCTACGGAGGCAGGCTCGACAGGTGGTGCGAATAACGCCAGCCTCGTCCTGATGCTGTTCATGTTCCGTCAAGCATTCAGCTTTTTCAAAATGGGCTACGCCTCTGCCATCGCGTGGGTGTTGTTCCTCATCCTGCTTGCCATTACGCTCATCCAATTCAAGCTGCAAAAGAAATGGGTTCATTATGATTAA
- a CDS encoding carbohydrate ABC transporter permease encodes MQKRFPLNKIIGYLFVIASALIMLVPFLTTVFNSLKTYKQYMQFPPEWLPNPAQWSNYTTVWEQANFSSYTINSLIVAILSVIGALLSSSMIAFAFARLRFPFRDTLFMIVLGTMMIPGIVTIVPQFIIFKNLGLLDTLAPLWILEWLGQPFAIFLMRQAFLNIPKDYEEAAKLDGCNPFQIYWRVFLPMCKPSLATLAVFTFMGKWNEILAPVIYLISDENFTLPIGILSLSGQYKTEDQLLVAGALISLIPILIVFLFAEKYFVEGSKTSGLK; translated from the coding sequence ATGCAAAAGCGTTTCCCTCTAAATAAAATCATTGGATACCTGTTTGTCATAGCGAGTGCGTTGATTATGCTGGTTCCGTTTTTGACGACGGTGTTTAACTCGCTGAAAACTTACAAGCAGTACATGCAATTTCCGCCAGAATGGCTGCCCAATCCAGCACAGTGGAGCAACTATACAACCGTGTGGGAACAGGCGAATTTTAGCAGCTATACAATCAACAGTCTGATTGTCGCGATTCTTTCGGTTATCGGGGCCTTATTGTCCAGCTCGATGATTGCCTTTGCCTTTGCCAGGCTGCGCTTTCCTTTCCGCGACACGCTGTTCATGATCGTGCTGGGAACGATGATGATCCCGGGGATCGTCACGATAGTCCCGCAGTTTATTATCTTTAAAAATTTGGGACTGCTCGACACGTTGGCCCCGCTTTGGATTTTGGAGTGGCTCGGACAGCCGTTTGCCATTTTTTTAATGAGGCAAGCATTCTTGAACATCCCGAAGGATTACGAGGAAGCGGCAAAGCTGGATGGCTGCAATCCGTTCCAGATTTACTGGCGGGTGTTTTTGCCGATGTGCAAGCCTTCCTTGGCAACACTGGCGGTTTTTACGTTTATGGGGAAGTGGAATGAGATTTTGGCGCCAGTCATTTATCTCATTTCGGACGAGAACTTTACACTGCCGATCGGGATTTTGTCTTTGAGCGGTCAGTACAAGACAGAGGATCAACTGCTGGTGGCAGGGGCATTAATCAGCTTGATCCCGATTTTGATCGTGTTTTTGTTTGCCGAGAAATATTTTGTGGAAGGCTCCAAAACTTCTGGATTGAAATAG
- a CDS encoding GNAT family N-acetyltransferase has product MQYVPWDDLYADTLCELWNQELGDRFPMRPGLMRQNSFEDQNVVKAGSWIAIDAVTQCPVGFVVAKCWQEKLDIQLGKGIGWIQVLLVSTAHRGQGVGRELLARAENALREQGVEKVLLGRDPYHYFPGIPDESAGVKAWFERQGYHSEDRLENDLLCQYLEPAELELPEVPDGRFRLLTREDEDAFLTFLHRCFPGRWEYEATHYFQRGGTGREFVVVEVHDEIVGFCRINDADSPFVAQNVYWAPLFADGLGGIGPLGVDAEYRGRGLGLAIVEAGIVALRNRGISNIVIDWTTLVDFYARLGYRSWKQYAKYGKAFP; this is encoded by the coding sequence ATGCAATACGTACCTTGGGACGATCTATATGCGGACACTCTGTGCGAGCTGTGGAATCAGGAGTTGGGTGATCGCTTTCCGATGCGGCCTGGGCTCATGCGGCAAAACAGCTTCGAGGATCAGAATGTAGTCAAAGCCGGGTCGTGGATTGCGATAGATGCTGTGACGCAGTGTCCTGTCGGTTTTGTCGTGGCCAAATGCTGGCAGGAAAAGCTCGACATTCAGTTGGGAAAAGGCATTGGCTGGATTCAGGTTTTGCTCGTGTCTACAGCACATCGCGGGCAAGGGGTCGGGCGTGAATTACTGGCAAGGGCAGAAAATGCGTTGCGAGAGCAAGGGGTGGAAAAGGTCTTGCTGGGACGCGATCCGTATCATTATTTCCCGGGTATACCCGATGAATCTGCGGGCGTAAAAGCGTGGTTTGAGCGACAAGGGTATCACTCGGAGGATCGATTGGAGAACGATCTGTTATGCCAGTATCTCGAGCCAGCGGAGCTGGAATTGCCAGAGGTACCAGATGGCCGCTTTCGACTGTTGACGAGGGAGGACGAAGATGCCTTTTTGACCTTTTTGCATCGATGCTTTCCCGGACGCTGGGAGTATGAAGCCACTCACTATTTCCAGCGGGGAGGAACCGGACGCGAATTCGTCGTTGTGGAGGTGCACGATGAGATCGTCGGTTTTTGCCGGATCAATGATGCCGATTCTCCGTTTGTTGCCCAAAACGTCTACTGGGCACCATTGTTTGCAGATGGGCTGGGCGGCATCGGTCCGTTGGGTGTGGATGCGGAGTATAGAGGACGAGGCTTGGGACTGGCGATTGTGGAGGCAGGCATTGTGGCTTTGCGGAATCGCGGTATTTCAAACATTGTCATCGACTGGACGACGCTGGTCGACTTCTATGCGAGGCTCGGGTATCGCAGCTGGAAGCAGTATGCGAAGTACGGCAAAGCATTCCCTTAA
- a CDS encoding glycoside hydrolase family 3 protein, which yields MQAEHMTVEQKVGQLLMIGYPTLDIPEEMETWIKQKQIGNVILFSRNIGTPEETYQRVRKLQSWAYESWHPYPLLIGTDQENGVVSRLQKAATRFPGAMALGATGNLDQAKRIYQATGEELRAAGISVNFAPTVDVNNNPDNPVIGVRSFGEAPEQVARFGEAAIQGLLASGVIPSIKHFPGHGDTSTDSHEAVPVLGHDRTRLDQVELVPFKRSIAAGVPMVMVGHISLPSMDESGSPATYSKEIVTGILRESLGFDGVAITDCMEMAAIAGTIGVAEAAVRCVQAGIDLVLVSHTHEVQQKTYERLVAAIHSGELSDERVNEAVNRVLQLKKRFLSWEHCLRAKGPSFDRVQHADMARSALAQAITLVKNEHQLLPLQRSKQPLGVIFPGIANLTLAEDGQAASGDLVAPIRKYREVEYQMMSTLNPTEEEVELVAHVMSATEQIVVFTYNAHIFKGQSLLVNRLVQQGKKVVAVALRNPYDLLVMPEVDAYLAVYDHTYQAIELVADILFGERKAAGHLPVSLFPSEKKQHGVG from the coding sequence ATGCAAGCCGAACATATGACAGTGGAACAGAAGGTTGGGCAACTGCTGATGATCGGTTACCCTACGCTGGATATTCCCGAAGAAATGGAAACGTGGATCAAACAAAAGCAGATCGGAAACGTGATTCTTTTTAGCCGCAATATCGGGACACCGGAGGAGACCTATCAGCGCGTGCGAAAGCTCCAGAGCTGGGCGTATGAGTCTTGGCATCCCTATCCGCTGTTGATCGGGACCGATCAGGAAAATGGCGTGGTCTCCCGTCTGCAAAAAGCGGCGACGCGCTTTCCCGGAGCGATGGCTTTGGGTGCCACAGGCAATCTCGATCAAGCCAAGCGCATTTATCAGGCAACAGGTGAGGAGCTGCGTGCAGCAGGGATTTCAGTCAATTTCGCGCCGACGGTCGATGTGAACAACAATCCGGACAATCCGGTTATTGGGGTGCGGTCTTTTGGAGAAGCGCCAGAGCAGGTGGCGCGGTTTGGTGAGGCCGCCATTCAAGGCTTGCTTGCGAGTGGTGTCATTCCCTCTATTAAACACTTCCCCGGTCATGGCGATACGAGCACCGATTCTCATGAGGCCGTTCCTGTGCTTGGGCATGATCGGACGCGACTGGATCAGGTTGAGTTGGTTCCATTCAAGCGCAGTATCGCGGCAGGAGTCCCCATGGTTATGGTTGGACACATCAGTTTGCCGAGTATGGATGAGTCGGGTTCTCCTGCTACGTATTCCAAGGAGATCGTGACGGGAATATTGCGTGAGTCGCTCGGATTTGATGGGGTCGCGATTACGGATTGTATGGAAATGGCTGCCATTGCGGGTACCATTGGGGTTGCGGAAGCGGCGGTGCGTTGTGTGCAGGCTGGGATCGATCTTGTTCTGGTTTCCCACACGCATGAAGTTCAGCAAAAAACGTACGAACGACTCGTTGCGGCTATTCATTCGGGGGAACTGTCAGACGAGCGGGTCAACGAAGCAGTAAATCGCGTGCTTCAATTAAAGAAACGATTTCTTTCGTGGGAGCATTGCTTGCGAGCAAAAGGCCCTTCCTTTGACCGTGTCCAACATGCAGACATGGCGAGAAGTGCGCTCGCCCAAGCCATAACCTTGGTGAAAAATGAACATCAGCTGCTTCCTTTGCAGAGAAGCAAGCAACCGCTAGGCGTGATTTTTCCGGGGATTGCCAACCTGACTTTGGCAGAGGATGGGCAAGCAGCTTCTGGCGATTTGGTTGCACCAATAAGAAAATATCGCGAAGTTGAATACCAGATGATGTCGACGCTCAACCCGACAGAGGAAGAAGTGGAGCTTGTGGCGCATGTGATGTCAGCCACAGAGCAAATCGTCGTTTTTACGTACAATGCCCATATCTTTAAAGGCCAATCATTGCTGGTGAACCGGCTCGTTCAACAGGGGAAAAAGGTCGTGGCTGTCGCCCTGCGAAACCCGTATGATCTCTTGGTAATGCCAGAGGTCGATGCGTATCTCGCCGTTTATGACCATACGTACCAGGCCATAGAGCTTGTGGCAGACATTTTGTTCGGGGAACGAAAGGCAGCTGGACATCTTCCGGTCAGCCTGTTTCCATCGGAGAAAAAGCAGCATGGTGTAGGGTAG